In Miscanthus floridulus cultivar M001 chromosome 8, ASM1932011v1, whole genome shotgun sequence, the sequence TCCGGGAAGCTCCCGGCGGCGATGGAGTCGTACAGGTCCTGCGTCGCGTGGCTGTGGTTCTTCCCGCCCACCAGCGCCGCTTCCTCGTCGGTGAGGATGCTCCGGACCCCGCACGTCGGCTTCCAGTGGAACTTCACGTAGTGCGCCTTCCCGGCGGCGTTGACGAAGGTGTAGGTGTTCACGCCGAACCCTTCCATGTGGCGGTAGTCCGTCGGCACGCCGACGTCgtcgaagaggaagaagaaggtgtgGAGGCTCTCGGGGAGGTGGGAGAGGAAGTCGAACACCCGCCAGTACTCCTGCACGTGCGACTTCGGGTTGGGCTTGAACGCGTGGATCACGTCGGGGAACTTGATCCCGTCGCGGATGAAGAAGACCGGGAAGTTGTTCCCCAGCAGGTCCCAGTTGCCCTCCCGCGTGTAGAACTTCACGGCGAACCCGCGCGGGTCGCGGATCGTCTCCGGCGAGCCCCGCTCGTGGATCACCGTCGAGAAGCGGACGATGACGGGGGTCCGGACGCCCGgggcgcggaggaagtcggcgCAGGTCAGCGACGTCACGTCGTGGGTGCACTCGAAGAAGCCCTTGGCGGAGGCGCCGCGCGCGTGGACGACGCGCTCCGGGATCCGCTCGCGCGCGAAGTGCGCCACCTTCTCGATCAGGTGGTAGTCCTCCAGCAGGATCGGGCCGCGCGGGCCCACCGTCAGCGCCTCGTTGTCGTTCCACACCGGCGCTCCCGCGTTCGTCGTCGTCACCGTCGTGTCGTGGCTGCTCGACGGAcggaactgcaggtgcatgaacaCAAAGGCATCATGGCATGCAACCATCATACTGACATTAATTACTGTATATACTCAAAACTGTATCCATGCGTGTATGTATGATTTATATATAAGTTTATAAAAACCAACAAAGTAGCTTAGATAGCTGTTAGCAATCAATATCTAGCGATTCTGAAATAAAAGATGGATGGTTGGAGGAGATAGGAAGAAGAAGCTTGAgctcaccttggtgggatccattGTGATTCAGCTAGTGAAGTGTGCAGCGTTGGACAGTGGAGGAGTGTGGCTGCTCTCCAAATCTTTTGCTGCTTAAATAGCGGCGAGGTGAGGGGTAGCGTCACCGCCCGGTGCGCTCGCCGGCACTAGTGACCACCCACTGCCATGTGGGCCCGGCCGGAAGCGCCCCGATAAGACAGGGATGAGGTGGCAGGGGCCCACCTCGTGTGGAAACTTTGGGTATTGCTGATGCCTAGCTGGGTACACGATAGGTGCACTGCATTTGCATTTCTTGATCTGAGGTGGCCCGGGGAAATCTCAAGGAGATAAGAGGATCGGCATGCATCGCTGTCGTCGTCGAGGCGAGCTGGCTCGGCTCGTTCCGGCTCATAACAAACTAGCTCAGCTCGACTTATTAttctaacgagccagaaagtcaGCTCGACTTGGTTCGACTCGTTAAAAGCTTGAGCTAGGTCGTTAAGCTcgtgagccaggtataaaaaatacacaaaatataatatttacatTTATTCAAAAGtttaagaataataataatataaaagaaatatatctagaccagttaccagtcaatttatagggtctagattagttaccagtcaattgtaaagtacAAGACAAGAAGTAATACAAAAAccaatataagttttgatactttttttttctGGAAGCTTGGCTTGTTTAGCTCGTGAGCTGGCTCAAATTTGCTCGttgtagctaacgagctaaaatcttggctcggctcggctcgttatcataatgagccgagccgagccgagtcgagccagccacaagccgagcgagctaacgagctttgaATTTTTTATCCAGCCTTAGTCGTCGTAGTgtgcgttcggctggctggccgaCGCACGCACAAAATCACTGTTCACATGAACAGTGATTTCGCCTGAACATTGCTCCCTccacaatcagccggaacagtatttttgctTATTTTTCAGTTCTGCCGAACAGCCTAGACTCGTAGTACGTGATGATATGATAATCCCACTCCCAACAACATGGCTAATCTTGACTAGTATATGGGGATGGGGTTATTAGCGTACATGATTAGTCTCTCAAAAGCTCATTAGTGCGTTAATGAGTCACCACTAATGTATAGTGTGTGGTTGATTGCCTCTTATTAGGAAAAAAACACATATATATTTATGTAATTTAAGCTTGGCTCTGTACATGAAAAGCAACGCACAACATTATTGACACGAGTAAATGTGACCGAAAATCGTATGGATTTCCTACAACCAAACAAGATCCCTGTCATGCTTGCCTCAAAGGAGATAGTAATACCAAACATGTGAAGACGCACACATCCCTGTCATGCTGGCTGGCCAGAACTTCAACCAGGCCTAAGGCAGCCAAGCTACCAATCACGTCCTATACGAATGTTGCTTCTATCCTCTGACTTGTCTCTTACATTGCTTAATTAGCTTGGCATCATGATTCTCTTGTCTAAATGTAAAGGGCTATAATATCCATCAAGATTAATTAATAGTCTCTTCAAATCAAATGTAAAACTGAATTAGTTTTACTTTATTCAATGTAAGCATATCTTACACATGCCAACATGTATATAAGTTTGCCAATAACTTATTACATACCTTGTGCAACATATATATAGGCTAGATTTAATTTTGGGTTATCAAGTCCAGTTGGATCATGGGACATTATCCTAGAGGTGATTTTTACGTTGTGGTGAAGACGCAAAGGCTTTAACTACTTAGGCGGGGTGGGCCTAGACAACCGGTGATGGGCAATATTAGTGAGAGACACATCACTATATGTATAAGAGAAAAATGGTAGGCGACGCGCATTATTGTCCATCAATTTTGATTAAAATAGAAGTGATAGGTATGCATCAATTTCCAGTGTGTCTTCATTAATTACTTAACATCCGTAGTGGTAGGCAaaatgtgtacttttgaggtttAAAATTAACCCGTCGTCATCACCTTTTGTGGCCTAGTGATATTTTTCAAACTAAAGAGGTATTGAAAGCGCCAACAGCAAGATATATAGGGTCTGATTAATTATTTGCATTAGTTTTAGTCTACATTAAACCTTACGTAGCATA encodes:
- the LOC136475467 gene encoding catalase isozyme 3, coding for MDPTKFRPSSSHDTTVTTTNAGAPVWNDNEALTVGPRGPILLEDYHLIEKVAHFARERIPERVVHARGASAKGFFECTHDVTSLTCADFLRAPGVRTPVIVRFSTVIHERGSPETIRDPRGFAVKFYTREGNWDLLGNNFPVFFIRDGIKFPDVIHAFKPNPKSHVQEYWRVFDFLSHLPESLHTFFFLFDDVGVPTDYRHMEGFGVNTYTFVNAAGKAHYVKFHWKPTCGVRSILTDEEAALVGGKNHSHATQDLYDSIAAGSFPEWKLFVQVMDPDTEEQYDFDPLDDTKTWPEDLLPLQPVGRLVLDKNVDNFFNENEQLAFGPGLVVPGIYYSDDKMLQCRVFAYADTQRYRLGPNYLMLPVNAPRCAHHNNHYDGAMNFMHRDEEVDYYPSRHAPLRQAPPVPVPARPVVGKREKARIRKPNDFKQPGERYRSWDADRQERFVRRFADSLGHPKVSQELRSIWIDLLSKCDASLGMKIATRLNMKPNM